A window of Apium graveolens cultivar Ventura chromosome 8, ASM990537v1, whole genome shotgun sequence contains these coding sequences:
- the LOC141680156 gene encoding xyloglucan galactosyltransferase MUR3-like, whose translation MAKAFGIKKYKEICCNWYVLVLLFVLGYLIQRLPTFVPKISVNSFTMDDGSVSIWNGIELKRVDDGSSCAGKYIYIHHLPSRFNVDILKDCSSILKWRNMCKYISNFGMGPIALNLENTIQDKGWFATDQFLLEVIFHNKLKRYKCLTNNYASATAIFVPFYAGLDVSRFVLGSSNFQRDDNSIRLANWIVKTAEWKRRQGRDHFSTLGRISIDFRRESEDRWGSKLLLLPEFNNMTFLDIESDSRSTNEFAIPYPTYFHPSSDKEIIEWQEKVRKMDRPYLYTFVGCRRPNISTSIRDQIIQQCISSFPRCQLLDCKTSDCTNPVSIMKMFKKSVFCLQPAGDSYTRRSTFDSILAGCIPVFFHPNSAYTQYVWHLPNNNTKYSVLISEEALRNKNVRIEEILKEIPEYEVEIMRKEVIRLIPKIIYADPRSSLETLEDAFDIAVQKVIQIINNKI comes from the coding sequence ATGGCTAAAGCTTTTGGCATCAAAAAATACAAGGAAATATGTTGTAACTGGTATGTTTTGGTTCTTTTATTTGTTCTCGGATATCTAATCCAGCGCTTGCCGACATTTGTACCCAAAATTAGCGTCAATTCTTTTACAATGGATGATGGCAGTGTATCGATTTGGAATGGAATTGAGCTTAAACGGGTTGATGATGGGTCATCGTGTGCTGgtaaatatatttatattcatCATCTTCCTAGTAGATTCAATGTTGACATACTCAAAGATTGTTCATCTATTTTAAAATGGAGAAACATGTGCAAGTATATCTCGAATTTTGGTATGGGGCCGATCGCTTTGAACTTGGAAAATACTATTCAAGATAAAGGTTGGTTTGCCACCGACCAGTTTTTGTTAGAAGTCATTTTCCATAACAAATTGAAAAGGTACAAATGCTTAACTAATAATTATGCATCCGCTACTGCAATTTTTGTGCCATTTTATGCTGGTTTGGATGTGAGTCGTTTTGTTTTAGGCAGTTCAAATTTTCAAAGAGATGATAATTCCATAAGACTGGCAAATTGGATTGTGAAAACTGCTGAATGGAAAAGAAGGCAAGGTCGTGATCATTTCTCTACATTAGGACGGATCTCTATTGATTTTCGACGAGAAAGTGAAGATAGATGGGGAAGTAAATTACTTTTGTTGCCTGAATTCAACAACATGACTTTTCTTGATATTGAATCTGATTCACGGAGTACTAATGAGTTTGCCATTCCTTATCCAACTTATTTTCACCCATCTAGTGACAAAGAAATTATAGAATGGCAAGAGAAAGTCCGAAAAATGGATAGACCATATTTATACACATTTGTTGGATGTCGAAGGCCTAATATATCAACTTCAATTCGAGATCAAATCATTCAACAATGCATTTCATCTTTTCCAAGATGTCAATTACTTGATTGTAAAACCAGTGATTGTACTAATCCTGTCAGTATAAtgaaaatgttcaaaaaatctgTATTCTGTTTGCAGCCTGCAGGTGATTCATATACGAGACGGTCAACATTTGATTCGATTCTAGCTGGTTGTATACCAGTATTCTTCCATCCAAACTCTGCTTATACACAATATGTCTGGCATTTACCAAATAACAACACAAAATATTCGGTGCTTATTTCCGAGGAGGCCTTACGCAACAAAAATGTTAGAATTGAGGAGATACTCAAGGAGATTCCTGAATATGAAGTGGAAATAATGAGAAAAGAGGTGATAAGGTTGATTCCAAAAATAATATATGCTGATCCGAGGTCAAGTTTAGAAACACTGGAAGATGCATTTGATATAGCAGTACAAAAAGTTATTCagattataaataataaaatctaG